A window of Rhodanobacteraceae bacterium contains these coding sequences:
- a CDS encoding helix-turn-helix domain-containing protein: MTKLRVLLNPREAADYLRTTVGTLKAWRHQERGPLFERSGRRVLYDLGELDTYLAGERSRGEYRAMTPAPPRPKVATLADVLPADVWEFIRETALQQRTTPADLIRQWATDVLVRRIVSYPSEGWDGPEFDDRAGAVPDR, encoded by the coding sequence GTGACCAAGCTCCGCGTTCTGCTCAACCCAAGAGAGGCGGCCGACTACCTTCGGACAACGGTTGGCACCTTGAAGGCCTGGCGCCACCAGGAGCGCGGACCGCTGTTCGAGAGATCTGGCAGGCGTGTGCTCTACGACTTGGGCGAACTCGACACCTACCTTGCTGGCGAGCGCTCGCGAGGTGAATACAGGGCAATGACGCCGGCGCCGCCGCGCCCGAAAGTAGCCACGTTGGCGGACGTTCTCCCGGCCGACGTCTGGGAGTTCATCCGAGAGACCGCGCTCCAGCAGCGCACGACGCCCGCTGACCTGATCCGGCAGTGGGCGACCGATGTGCTGGTGAGGCGAATCGTTAGCTACCCAAGCGAGGGATGGGATGGACCTGAATTCGATGATCGAGCTGGCGCAGTTCCAGACCGATAG
- a CDS encoding phage tail tape measure protein: MNWSSGLRTDLTEFNQGLELAGKTFGALKGVANFFVDQAKQAGTFEEAMAAVEAVTGATGDEFKALEAAAVAASERTRFSSVQAADGLAELARTGYSATEAMQVLNPALAIAQGQQLSVAQASEYLTTTMTQFGLGAGDAARVADVLAATADSSKTSVQQLGNALSYVAPLANQAGLSIEETSAIIGALADQGFRGERAGTALRNVFSSLSDPSSKFSQALRDAGIESRDFTTVVEQLAAGGDIGTQGRRDDRRVWRQSDRILEANPGGSGKDRGHFPGGGDEGRAILGTNR, translated from the coding sequence TTGAACTGGTCCTCCGGACTGCGCACGGATCTGACCGAGTTCAACCAGGGCCTGGAACTCGCCGGGAAGACATTCGGTGCACTCAAGGGCGTGGCCAATTTCTTCGTTGACCAGGCGAAACAGGCGGGTACGTTCGAGGAAGCGATGGCCGCGGTTGAGGCGGTCACGGGTGCAACGGGCGACGAGTTCAAAGCATTGGAGGCGGCCGCGGTGGCGGCCTCCGAACGCACCCGATTCAGCAGCGTTCAGGCAGCAGATGGACTCGCCGAGCTGGCGCGCACTGGCTACAGCGCTACCGAAGCCATGCAAGTGCTCAATCCTGCCCTTGCGATCGCGCAAGGACAGCAACTATCGGTTGCGCAGGCCTCCGAGTATCTCACCACCACGATGACCCAGTTTGGGCTCGGCGCCGGTGATGCGGCACGCGTGGCGGACGTACTGGCGGCCACGGCAGACAGCAGCAAGACCAGCGTGCAGCAGCTCGGCAACGCCCTCAGCTACGTCGCGCCGTTGGCGAACCAGGCGGGGCTCAGCATCGAGGAAACGAGCGCGATTATCGGCGCACTTGCAGACCAGGGATTCCGCGGCGAGCGCGCCGGAACGGCGCTACGCAACGTCTTCAGCTCCCTGTCGGATCCGAGCAGCAAGTTCAGCCAGGCGCTGCGCGATGCCGGGATCGAGTCGCGCGACTTCACTACTGTGGTCGAGCAGCTCGCAGCCGGTGGCGACATCGGCACTCAAGGCCGGCGAGACGATCGCCGAGTCTGGCGACAAAGCGACAGAATCTTGGAGGCGAACCCGGGAGGAAGCGGAAAAGACCGGGGACACTTTCCAGGAGGCGGCGACGAAGGCCGAGCAATCCTCGGAACGAATCGTTGA
- a CDS encoding DUF927 domain-containing protein, with product MPPDPARQRTTVADVLGRLEGVRKSGDGWAARCPAHDDRNASLSVTEGAGGRVLLHCHAGCSFESIAEAVGMGRGHSAPTPKAPRAPKPTKVEAGELVAPIPADAPPMPTTPRGMPAPSTWWTYRNADGRELFAVFRFNTETGKEMRPLTLWREAGALRWRWKGCPTPRPLYGLDRLAARPDAPVIVAEGEKAADAAGDLLPGFVAITSAGGSNGAKHADWSPLAGRRCTIWPDADEPGAKYAAEVARLLREAGAASVAVADLDALAALAGADLAEGFDAADVVGIEPAALAKWIEGASEHAGPAEPPTLPRFEVVEFIKGCRPGVYWHGVKRDEETGEERPQPPVWICSPLRITANTRDEHGSEWGRLLEWADRDARAHRWAMPCEMLAGSGEELRGALLRGGVEIASHPQDRRRLIDYIAWSRPEITARAVARTGWHGAAFVYPHRTEGDTRAEPIFYQGAHAEGLRLGIGGTLEGWRAKVATPAAGNSRLVLALSASFAAPCLGLLGAEGGGLHLRGESSTGKSTALLLAASAWGPPDYLRTWRATDNALEGIAAQHSDLLLTVDEMSELLPKVAGATAYMLANGSGKSRAHRDGTARAAARWRLLFLSTGEIGLADLIAEAGGRTRAGQEVRVIDLPADAGAGLGLFERLPAGMRPGAFADALKDAAATHYGHAGPAFVAELASRHGEAREALRTARDAIAATLAPADAAGQVRRVAQRFALVAAAGELATEYGLTGWTEGEAAQAAAVCFRAWLGARGTTGAAEPAAMLAQVRRFLEAHGESRFAPMDETDNRATINRAGFRREAADGSGTEFLVLREAFKVELCKGFDHRAVAKALADCGALKRDADGAATRSERLPGAKDRVYVICPAIWSDGDA from the coding sequence ATGCCGCCTGATCCGGCGCGCCAGCGAACCACCGTCGCGGACGTGCTCGGGCGCCTGGAAGGCGTGCGCAAGTCGGGCGACGGATGGGCCGCGCGATGCCCTGCTCACGACGACCGCAACGCCTCGCTATCAGTCACGGAAGGGGCCGGCGGGCGCGTGCTGCTGCACTGCCACGCGGGATGCTCTTTCGAGTCCATCGCCGAAGCTGTCGGCATGGGCCGCGGACACTCCGCGCCGACGCCCAAAGCGCCGCGCGCGCCGAAGCCGACGAAGGTCGAGGCCGGCGAGCTCGTCGCGCCGATACCAGCCGACGCGCCACCCATGCCAACCACGCCGCGCGGCATGCCCGCGCCTTCCACATGGTGGACCTACCGGAACGCGGACGGCCGCGAGCTGTTCGCCGTCTTCCGGTTCAACACCGAGACGGGCAAGGAAATGCGCCCGCTCACCCTGTGGCGCGAGGCTGGCGCGCTTCGGTGGCGCTGGAAGGGCTGCCCGACGCCTCGCCCGCTCTATGGGCTGGATCGGCTCGCCGCGCGCCCGGATGCGCCCGTGATCGTCGCTGAGGGCGAGAAGGCCGCCGACGCTGCCGGCGATCTGCTGCCGGGATTCGTGGCAATCACCAGCGCGGGCGGATCGAACGGCGCGAAGCATGCGGACTGGTCGCCGCTGGCTGGGCGCCGCTGCACCATCTGGCCGGATGCCGACGAACCGGGCGCGAAGTACGCCGCGGAGGTCGCGCGATTGCTCCGCGAGGCGGGCGCCGCATCGGTTGCCGTCGCCGACCTGGACGCGCTCGCCGCGCTCGCTGGTGCTGACCTGGCGGAAGGCTTCGACGCCGCCGACGTGGTGGGAATCGAGCCGGCCGCGCTCGCCAAGTGGATCGAAGGCGCGAGCGAACACGCAGGGCCGGCGGAGCCGCCGACGCTGCCGCGGTTCGAAGTCGTGGAGTTCATCAAGGGCTGCCGCCCTGGCGTCTACTGGCACGGCGTGAAGCGCGACGAGGAAACCGGCGAGGAGCGCCCGCAGCCGCCGGTGTGGATCTGCTCGCCGCTTCGGATCACGGCGAACACGCGCGACGAGCACGGCAGCGAGTGGGGCCGCCTGCTCGAATGGGCCGACCGGGACGCCCGCGCGCACCGATGGGCGATGCCCTGCGAGATGCTGGCCGGCAGTGGCGAGGAACTTCGCGGGGCACTGCTGCGCGGGGGCGTGGAGATCGCCAGCCATCCGCAGGACCGCCGCCGGCTGATCGACTACATAGCCTGGAGCCGCCCCGAGATCACGGCGCGCGCGGTCGCTCGCACCGGCTGGCACGGGGCCGCGTTCGTCTATCCGCACCGCACCGAGGGCGACACCCGCGCGGAGCCGATCTTCTACCAGGGCGCGCACGCCGAAGGCCTGCGGCTCGGGATCGGTGGCACGTTGGAAGGATGGCGCGCCAAGGTCGCGACGCCGGCAGCCGGAAATAGTCGGCTTGTCCTGGCGCTGTCGGCGAGCTTCGCCGCGCCATGCCTGGGCCTGCTCGGCGCCGAAGGGGGCGGGCTTCACCTGCGCGGCGAATCGAGCACCGGCAAGAGCACGGCGCTTTTGCTCGCCGCGTCAGCCTGGGGGCCGCCGGACTACCTGCGCACCTGGCGCGCGACCGATAACGCGCTCGAAGGGATCGCGGCCCAACACTCTGACCTGCTCCTAACCGTGGACGAGATGAGCGAGCTACTGCCCAAGGTGGCCGGCGCAACGGCGTACATGCTCGCGAACGGCAGCGGCAAGAGCCGCGCGCACCGCGACGGCACCGCGAGGGCCGCCGCGCGCTGGCGCCTGCTGTTCCTCTCGACGGGTGAAATCGGCCTGGCCGATCTGATCGCCGAAGCTGGCGGGCGTACCAGGGCCGGGCAAGAGGTCCGCGTTATCGACCTTCCGGCCGATGCTGGTGCAGGCCTCGGGCTGTTCGAGCGATTGCCGGCGGGCATGCGCCCGGGTGCCTTCGCCGATGCGCTCAAGGACGCCGCCGCGACGCACTACGGGCACGCGGGGCCGGCATTCGTCGCCGAGCTGGCGAGCCGCCACGGGGAGGCACGCGAAGCCCTCCGCACGGCACGCGATGCCATCGCCGCCACACTCGCGCCTGCCGATGCTGCCGGGCAGGTCCGCCGCGTGGCGCAGCGGTTCGCGCTGGTGGCCGCTGCTGGCGAACTGGCGACGGAGTACGGGCTCACAGGATGGACCGAGGGCGAAGCCGCCCAAGCCGCCGCCGTCTGTTTCCGCGCATGGCTCGGCGCACGCGGGACAACTGGCGCCGCCGAACCCGCAGCAATGCTGGCGCAGGTTCGCCGCTTCCTGGAGGCGCACGGCGAAAGCCGCTTTGCACCGATGGACGAGACCGACAACCGCGCCACCATCAACCGGGCCGGGTTCCGTCGTGAAGCGGCAGACGGCAGCGGGACAGAGTTCCTTGTGTTGCGCGAGGCGTTCAAAGTTGAGCTGTGCAAGGGCTTCGACCATCGGGCCGTCGCGAAGGCGCTCGCGGACTGCGGCGCATTGAAGCGTGATGCAGACGGGGCAGCCACCCGCAGCGAACGACTACCGGGGGCAAAGGATCGCGTGTACGTCATTTGCCCCGCCATCTGGAGCGACGGCGATGCTTGA
- a CDS encoding tyrosine-type recombinase/integrase, with amino-acid sequence MAKSIERLGDLQVRSLRLPGRYTDGAGLVLNIAKGGTKSWIFRYRDRQTGKVRELGLGSVLAVPLKRAREKAAECRGLLADGRDPIDMKRQRQTAQRVEKAKALTFGDCCERYIAAHESSWRNAKHRQQWENTLTTYAAELRALPVGEITTDLVVKVLEPIWTTKTETATRTRQRMEAVLDWATVRQFRKGDNPARWRGHLDHLLAAPAKVRKVEHQAAMPYGDVPAFMVELRQRRGQSARLLELVILTACRVGEAAAAEWSEFDLDAATWTIPGARMKAGKEHRVALSPAAVAMLEGMPKDGRYVFPGTGKRAQAMNPESARKLLQKDMKREGITVHGFRSAFRDWAAERTGFPAEVVEMALAHAIESKVEAAYRRGDLFTKRTKLMQAWSDFLATVPATATNVTQFKKSPGSLAG; translated from the coding sequence ATGGCGAAATCGATTGAACGGCTCGGGGATTTGCAGGTGCGTTCGCTGCGCCTGCCGGGCCGCTATACCGATGGCGCCGGGCTGGTGCTGAACATCGCCAAGGGCGGCACAAAGTCCTGGATCTTCCGCTACCGCGACCGCCAGACCGGCAAGGTCCGCGAGCTTGGGCTCGGCTCCGTCCTGGCGGTCCCGCTGAAGCGGGCACGCGAGAAGGCCGCCGAGTGCCGCGGCCTGCTGGCGGATGGCCGCGACCCCATCGACATGAAGCGCCAGCGGCAGACGGCGCAGCGCGTGGAGAAGGCCAAGGCCCTGACCTTCGGCGACTGCTGCGAGCGCTACATCGCCGCGCACGAATCGTCCTGGCGTAACGCCAAGCACCGGCAGCAGTGGGAAAACACCTTGACCACCTATGCCGCCGAGCTGCGCGCGCTGCCGGTGGGCGAGATCACAACCGACCTTGTGGTGAAGGTGCTCGAACCGATCTGGACCACGAAGACCGAAACCGCGACGCGCACCCGCCAGCGCATGGAAGCGGTGCTCGATTGGGCGACCGTCCGCCAGTTCCGCAAGGGCGACAACCCGGCGCGCTGGCGTGGCCACCTGGACCACCTGCTAGCCGCCCCGGCGAAGGTGCGGAAGGTGGAGCACCAAGCGGCGATGCCCTATGGCGACGTTCCCGCATTCATGGTCGAGCTACGCCAGCGCCGCGGCCAGTCCGCGCGCCTGTTGGAGCTGGTCATCCTGACCGCCTGCCGCGTGGGCGAGGCCGCCGCCGCCGAGTGGTCGGAGTTCGATCTAGACGCGGCCACCTGGACGATTCCCGGCGCGCGCATGAAGGCCGGCAAGGAACACCGCGTGGCACTGTCGCCGGCCGCGGTGGCGATGCTCGAAGGCATGCCCAAGGATGGCCGCTACGTGTTCCCCGGCACCGGCAAGCGAGCGCAGGCGATGAACCCCGAGAGCGCGCGCAAGCTGCTGCAAAAGGACATGAAGCGCGAAGGCATCACCGTGCATGGCTTCCGGTCCGCGTTCCGCGATTGGGCCGCCGAGCGCACGGGCTTCCCCGCCGAGGTCGTGGAGATGGCGCTCGCGCATGCGATTGAATCCAAGGTAGAGGCGGCCTATCGCCGCGGCGACCTGTTCACCAAGCGCACCAAGCTGATGCAGGCGTGGTCCGACTTCCTGGCCACCGTGCCGGCTACCGCGACCAACGTGACCCAATTCAAGAAATCGCCCGGCAGTCTCGCCGGGTGA